AATAATCCACCAGCTGACCAAAGTTGTCCCGGGACAAATCGATGGCCATGGCATTGATGGTAAAATCGCGGCGGTACAAATCCTCCCGTAAGGTAGATTTTTCCACCCTGGGCAGGGCAGCGGGGTATTCATAGTATTCCGTTCTGGCGGTGGCCACATCGATTTTAAAATCATTGGGGAGGATGACTATGGCCGTGCCGAATTTTTCGTGGGTACGGACACGGCCACAGAAAAACTCGGCCAGTTCCTGACCAAAAGCAATACCATCCCCCTCTACCACCAGATCAATATCAAAGTTTTCCACTCCCAGCAAAAGGTCCCGTACAAAACCGCCTACCACATAAACCTGACGGTGATTTTTGGCCGCTACATAACTGATTTTAGCCAGCAAATCAGTGATTTCCGCCGGCAAGCGCTCCTGCAAAAGCTGTTTTATGGTCTTGCGCTCCCCGCTGGCGTCCTCTTCCGGCAAATAAACGGCCTGAATGCGATGGGGCAATAAATCCCCGTGTAGAGTTCGCAGAACGTCGGTCCTGGAAACGATACCTACCAGCCGTCCCTGCTCAACCACCGGCAGGCGGCCAATATTATGTTCAATCAATAATCTTTGAATTTCCGGCAAAGGTACATGCGGTTCAATGGTAATCACCTTACGGCTCATATAGCCTTTGACCGGAGCATGCCCCAGATTGTGCAGCTGGGCTTTATCAATGTCCCGCCGGGAGATAATCCCCACCAAATCCAGGTTTTCATTGACAACAGGTAAGCCGGAATGGCCATAGCGTAACATGATTTTTCCGGCTTCGTCAATGGAGGTATGAGGAAAAACGGTCTTAACGGGAGCTGACATCAGATCCCGGGCAGTTAGCAAGGGCCGGATCCGTTCTTTCATGATTTGTTCCAGTTGCTTGAGAACTTCATCCAAAGTCATATCTTTCACACTGGCAGATGCTGCCTTGGCATGACCAGCCCCACCAAAGGGTTCCAGCAAGTCAGCCACATCCACCCCTTCGCAGCGGCTGCGAGCTACAATTTGCACCCGATCTTCCATTTCTACTGCCGCAATGATCACATCCACTGCTTCTATTTCCCCCAGCTTGTGCACCAGCAATGCCAGCCCGCTGATAAATTCCTCCCCGCTGGAACGGCTGAGCAACACCTTGACCCCATTGACCAGATGATGCTGGGCATTGATGATCAGGCGGTTAAGCAACTGTTTCTGGCTTTCCGTCAGGGGGCGTTCAATGAATTCCGCCAGGAGCTTCAGGTTAGCTCCCTGGCGAAGTAAATATGCCACTGCTGCCGCATCCCGGGCCGTGGTTGTGGTAAAGGTCAAGGAGCCGGTATCTTCATAAATACCGATGGCCAGCAAAGTGGCTTCCAATGGATGCAGAGGCAAGCCCGCCCTTTGGATTTCCTCCACCAGCAAGGTGGTGGTGGCCCCCACCTGGTCCACCACTTCCACCTGGCCTTTTACATCCTCTTCATTGCGGGGATGATGGTCATAGATAATCACTTCCAGGCCGGGTTTACCGATGATTTTAGCCACTGGTCCCAGGCGAGAAGCGGTTTTGGTATCAACAACAATCACTTTCTTGACTTTATTTAACGGAATTTCTTTTGCCTTTCTGATCTGAAAAGTATCTTTATAAAGGGCCATAAACTCTTCTACATTGCGGCACATTTTCCCAGCTGCCACCAGAACAGCTTCCGGATGCAGTTTTTTGGCAGCCACCATGGCTGCCAGCCCGTCGAAATCCGTATTGCTGTGGCTGATAATTATCTCCATCTCCGTCCTCCGCCATTGCTTACTTTACCCTTGTATTATAGCAGAAACAGGCCTGGATTGCTATTTTTTGCAGCAATCAGAGCAGTCCCCAGATTTCCCCGGCATATTCCCTGATGGTTCTGTCACTGGAAAAACGGCCCGAACAGGCGATATTGGTCAAGCTCATACGTTGCCAGCGCTGGAAATCCCGGTATAAATTGTCGATTTTAGCCTGGGCTTCGGCATAAGGCAAAAAGTCCTTGAGGACAAAAAACTCATCACTGTGGGTCAAACTGGAATAAATATTGCTGAATTCTTCCCTGGCAGCGGGCAAAAAGCCATTGATCAGGGAATCCACCACTCGTTTTAGCCGCGGCAGGGAATTATATAAATACCAGGAACTGTAACCGCCATGTTCATAATAGTGCATTACCCTGTCTGCAGTAAGCCCAAAGAAGACAATATTATCCTCTCCTACTGCTTCTCCAATTTCAATATTGGCACCATCCCGGGTTCCTATGGTAATAGCTCCATTCATCATGAATTTCATATTGCCTGTACCCGAAGCTTCTTTTCCTGCCGTTGAGATCTGTTCACTCACCTCAGCCGCAGGCATGACCAGCTCCGCCAGGGAAACCCGGTAGTTTTCCAGAAAACAAACCTGTAAACGGTCATTAAAGCGGCGGTCATTGTTGATTTTCTCGGCAACTGTATTGATAAGTTTAATAATACTTTTAGCCATATAATAGCTGGGTGCTGCTTTACCGCCAAAAATAAAGGTACGGGGTACCAGGTCCAGGTTGGGCTCATCCAGCAAGCGCAGGTACAAGTCCAGTACATGCAGAATATTTAAGAGTTGGCGCTTATATGCATGAATACGTTTCACCTGAACATCAAACAGAGAAGCCGGGTCTACTTTCAGACCACAATGCTGGTAAATAAACCGGGCCATCCTTTCCTTGTTCTGACGCTTGATAGATGCCGCCCTTTCCTGTAAATCCCGGTTATCAACCAGGGGTAACAGACGTTTCAGTTCTTCCGGTTCCCGGATCCAGCTATCCCCAATCACTTCTGTAAGCAGTTCCGCCAGCTGCGGATTAGCTTTTAACAACCAGCGGCGATGGGTAATACCATTGGTTTTGTTAGTGAATTTTTCGGGAAAATACTCGTAAAACTCCCGCATTTCCCTGGTTTTCAAGATCTCTGTATGAATTCTGGCCACTCCATTGACCCGGTAACTACCGGCTAGAGCCAAATGAGCCATTTTTACATAACCGTCTGCCACTACCGCCATCCGGTGGATACGCTCCCAATCACCGGGATATCTCCCCCAGAGAGCCCTGCAAAAACGTTCATTTATCTCCTCCACGATCATGTAAATCCTGGGCAAAAGCTGTTTGAACAGCTCAATAGGCCATTTTTCCAGGGCTTCAGCCAGAATGGTATGGTTGGTATAAGACACGGTTCTAGTGGTTATATCCCAGGCTTCATCCCAGCCCAGCCCTTCTTCATCCATAAGTATCCGCATTAACTCAGGAATTACCAGTACCGGATGGGTATCATTAACCTGGATAGCGATTTTTTCCGGCAGCAAATGCCACTGATTGGCGTAGCATTTTTTGAAATAGCGCAAGATACTCTGTATACCGGCAGAGACAAAGAAGTATTGCTGTTTTAAGCGCAGTTCCCGTCCTTTATATGTATTATCATCCGGGTACAGTACCTGGGAAATAGCCTCCACCGCATATTTATATTCTACTGCCTTCAGGTATTCCCCTCGGCTAAAACAGGCGAAATCGAATTCCGTCCTGGCCACTTCTGCACTCCATAAACGCAGGGTGTTAACACAATCATTGCGATAACCGATGATGGGAATGTCATAAGGCACTGCTATTATTTCCTCATAGTTTTCATGAATAAAATTCAACCGGCCCTGTTTTTCCTCCACCCTGACCTGACCGCCAAAGCGCACCTTAACTGCTTTATCCGCCCGCCGGGTTTCCCAGACATTCCCTTCTTTCAGCCAATTTTCCGGCAGCTCTACCTGATAGCCATTAACAAGTTTTTGTTCAAACAGCCCGTATTTATATCTGATACCACAACCGTGGCCAGCCAGTCCCAGCGATGCCAGGGAGTCGAGAAAACAGGCTGCCAGTCGGCCTAAACCGCCATTTCCCAGGCCTGCATCCGGTTCCACTTCTTCCAGCAGGGAATAGTCCACTCCCAGTTCCTGTAAAGCCGCTTGCCAGTTCTCCTGCCAGCCCAGGTTGATTAGATTATTGCTCAATAGACGCCCTAACATGAATTCCAGGGAAAAATAATAAACCTGTTTTGTCTGTTGCTGGGCATGTCGTCGTTTGGATTCCACCCAGCGCTGGTAAATGGCTTCCCGCACCAGATGTCCCAGCACCTGATATTTCTCCTGCTCTGTCGCTTCTTCCAGCGTTTTGCCGAACAAAGCTGCCAGTTTCTCGAGAAATGCCTGCTTAAAACTCTCCTTGTCTGCCAGCATGCCACACCCTCCTCTAATCTGTGCTCTTATATATCTATTCTCACATACTTTTGCAATAGTAGCAATCCTTCCCTTTATATTATATAATAATTTGCAAAAACAGGAGGGTGTAGAGATACGTGGTCAGCCACTTTCTGCTGTTATCGGGGTTTCTTAGCTGTGGTATGAATCAACCTGTGGAAACCCCGGTGGTTCTGGAAATAAAAAAAGGCAAACTCCAGCGGCTCATTCCCTGGCAGGCTTACCCTGCGGACTTACCTGCTCCCGATACAACCTATGCTGATTGTTATGCCCTCACCCCGCTGGCAGATGCCCATGTCCATCTGGCTCTAGACGGGGTGGATTTTGCAGCTGCCCGGGCCCGCTGGAACGACGAAACAGGTATGCACCATATGTGGCAAACTAATCTGGAATCGATGGCCAGAGCCGGTGTGCTGGCAGCCCGGGATGGCGGGGACCGCCAGGGCTGGGCCCATCGTCTCGCCGCCCAAATGGACAGCCTTTTTTATATACATACCACCCATCCCGCCTACTGTCGGGAAGGGGGATATGGTACTGCCTTTGCCCATCCCCTGGGGCGTAATGCCATGCCTCCCTGGGGCGAGCTGACGACACAAATTAGAGCCAATGGCTCCCGGCACCTGAAACTGATGCTATCAGGCATTATTTCCTTTACCGAATACGGCCAGGTCGGGCCCTGCCAGTTTACAGAGAAGGAATTGTCCGCTTTAGTAGCTCAGGCCAATGGGGCAGGATTACCCCTCATGGTACATGCCAGCGGTGCTGAAGCCAGTGCCTTAGCTGCCAGTTGCGGGGTACACAGTCTGGAACATGGTTACTTCCTCACCGAATCCACCCTGACCCAGCTAGCGCAAAAGGGCATTTACTGGGTCCCCACTCTGGCTCCGGTAGCCGCTCAGGCCCCGGCCTATCCGGTAGCAGCCCGCAGCCTGGATAGGCAAATGCAAATGGTAGAACTGGCCCGGCAATTGGGAGTGCCGGTAGTAGCAGGCAGTGATGCCGGGGCCACAGGAGTCAGACATGGTTTTGGCTTACTGAAGGAACTGGAGCTCCTGGGTCAGTGTGGCTACTCACCACTGGAACTGCTGACAAAGGTTTTGCGCCACACCTGGCAATCCCTGAATCCTGACCTGGATCCTGTCTGGCCTCTCCCGGCCTTGAACCTGTATCGCCAGCCGCCCTGGCAAAAGCTTTCTGCCCTTTCTGCCGATCTGATTACCATCCTCTGGTTGGGAGATGATGAAATTGCAAGAACAACACTGGCAAAAAGTCACCTTAAGTTTTCCCCGGCCTCGTCTGACTGACCCGACGGCAGTTTTACAGGCCGGACTGGAAAGGTTATGGCAGCAGCAGCCCCTGGCAGCCGGAGCTACCGTGGCCATACCGGTAGGCAGCCGGGGCATAGCCGTTTTACCCACCCTGCTCAAACAAATTCTGGATTTTTTGCGTCAGCGTCAGGTTACTCCCTATTTGATTGCCGCCATGGGCAGTCATGGCGGTAGTACCGCTGAAGGACAATTGCGGGTCCTGGCTGAACTGGGTATTAGTGCTGACACTATGGGCTGCCCGGTATATCCCGGGGTTGTTACCCGGGAAACTGACAGGCTGAAGAATGGCACCCCGATATTTACCCTGGAATTACCGCTGCCCACCAATGCTATTCTGTTAATTAACCGGGTTAAACCTCATACTTCTTTTACTGGTCCCTGGGAGAGCGGTCTGGTCAAAATGCTGGCTCTGGGTATGGGCGGTCCTGCTGGAGCAGCAGCCTTACATGCTGGCGGCCCCCAGAGCTTAAGCCAGCGTCTGGGTGAAGCCGCCCGGCTGCTGCTTACCCGCCTGCCGATCTGGGGAGGCATAGCCATTCTGGAAAACGCCTATCAGGAACTGGCCGACCTGGTGGCTCTTACTCCTGCAGAAATTCTGGCAGAAGAACCACAATTACTGGCCCGGGTTAAAGGCTGGCAACCCCGTCTGCCCTGGTCAGAGATCGATTTGCTGATGGTGGAGGAAATCGGGAAATGTTTTAGTGGCACTGGAATGGATACCCATGTTATCAATCGCCTGGGTATTCCCGGCCTACCTGCACCAGCTCCCTCTCCTCTGATCAAACTGATTCTGGTTTTGGACCTGGCCCCGGCATCCCAGGGCAATGCCTATGGAATCGGACTGGCTGATCTTACCACCCGGCAGCTGGTCAACAAGATTGACTGGACAGCCACCTATGCCAATGCCTTAACTACCGGATTTCTTGAGCGAGCCAAACTACCCCTCGTAGCTGCCGACGAAAAAGAGGCCCTGCACTGGGCCTCCAGAATACTGGGACATCGTCCCCGCTTAACTGTCAGAATTAAAAATACTCTGCAGCTGGATACCGTCTGGTTATGGGAAGAAACTGACTAGGGAACTGCCGGTCCAGGTTGCCAGTTGACCTCTACCACGGTCCCGGCTGCTTTTAGCATATTATATACCGGACAGCGTTTTTTGATTTGCTGGGCCAGGCGTTCCAGCTGTTCCTGATTGGCAGTGCTATCAATGCTAATCTCCTGTTTCACCCGGGTAAAATAGGGAGGTACATCTCCTTTACCCATAATACCATCGGTATTTAATTCCCCTTCTGCCCGCATCATCAGACCATTGACTTCAATGGCCATTTCTTTCGCAATCATTACCGCCATCACGGTGGTACAACCCAGTAACGAAGCCAGGACATATTCCATCGGGGTGGGAGCTGAATCCTGTCCGCCCAGATCTCCGGGCTCATCCATGGTTACGGGGGAAAACTCCCTGATGGTAATCTCGCTTTTCATTTGTTCTACCCAGTGGCTTTTAGCCTGCAATGTAATAATCATGGGCCTTACCTCCTGTCAGTTATTTCACTAACAGGATGGCGAAAGGGCCCTATTCTTATGCATGCCTTTCGGCATTAAAAAGGCGGTCCAGTAGTTCGGGCAGCACTTTTTCCGCTTCCGCATTTATTACCTCCACCCTGGCCCCGGCCAGGCGAGCTCGTTCGGTAACATAGCGGGCAGTGGAAGTATAAAAGGAAGTGCCAATAACCAGCAACAGTTCGGCATCAGCCACCAGATCCAGGGCCTGGGGCAACTGGGCCAGCCAGTCGCCATATAAGACGACATTGGGTTGCAGTACCTCCCGGCAGTCAGAACAAAAATGATTGTCTTTAACTACTGTAAAAGGATATTGGCGTTGACAGACCGGACAAAAAACATAGTCCAGATTGCCGTGAATTTCCACTAGCTCTTTGGTCCCGGCTTTACGGTGCAGGCCATCAATATTCATGGTTATTACCGGAATCTGATAGCGGGCCAGGGCCAGATGAGCAGGATTAGGTTCTGCCTGGCTTATTCTTTCATACATTTGCCACAGCTTCTGGTAGAACTCCTGCGGCTCCTCTTGAAAATAGTTCCGGGTCAGGTAGTCTCTGATTCCGGGCATTTCTTCAAAAGTAGGTATACCACTGGCTTTAGAAATGCCAGCTCCGGTGAAGGCGATTATTTTCATCCTTCTCACCTCTGCTCCTTAGAGATGAACATAATTTATCGGGTCCTGAAAACCTGCCCGGGAAAAACCCTGTAAACGCAAAAGACAGGCATCACAACGACCACAGGCCTTTTCTCCCCCCCGATAGCAGGTGGTTGTAAGGTGCAGGGGAGCCTTCAGCTCCATACCCAGTTTAATAATACCAGCCTTATCCAGATTGATTAAGGGGGTTACAATCTCGATTCTTTGAGCATCCCTGGTTGTCGCTTTAGTCGCATAATCCACTGTGGCCTGAAAGCGCTGGATAAACTCCGGTCGACAATCGGGATAGCCGGCATAGTCAAGGGCATTGACCCCGATATATATCCGTTCTGCTCCTACCACTTCAGCATAGCCGACGGCATAACTGAGGAAAATCAGATTGCGGGCTGGAACATAAGTAGGGGGAATGTCCTTGCGCTCTATATCCCCTTCCGGTACTTCCATTGTCCCCGTCAGGGCACTGCCCCCGATAGCATCCATGTTGGTAGTAATAATTAAATGCCGGGGACAGTGATAATATTCGGCAATCTGGCGGGCACTGTCCAGTTCCCGTTTGTGGCGCTGGTTATAATCAAAGGAAATGGGATATAGCTCATAACCATCCCGGTGCGCTAAAGCCAGACAGACGGTGGAATCTATGCCCCCGGATAATAAGACAACCGCTTTTTTCATGTTCTTTGCTCTACCTCCATTCTCATCCATAAGTATAACCTATTTTGATGCTTTTGCAACAGTTATAACGCCAAAAAACAGGCCACCCAAAACGGGTGGCCTGTTTTTTACTCCTCAATTTCAATGGCCCCTACCGGACAACCATCCGCCGCATCCCGGGCACTGGCCTCAGCCTCCGCTGGAACTGGATCCGCAATAACCAGGGACAATCCGTCCTCCCCTAGCTCAAACACCTGGGGACAAATGGCGGCGCAGGCTCCACAGCCAATACACAGATCCTTATTCACTCTGGCTCTCATTTTCCCTCACTCCTTTCTGTTCTTAATCCAATTATACCATCCCCTGCCAGCAACTCCTGTGACCGGGCTCACAATTGCTGTCTTTTTTTGTATAATCCTCAAGTAACGGCAAAAAATAAAATAAATCCACAGCAAGGAGGAGCAAACCATGACCGATACCTACTATCACGCCCTTTTAAGAAAAGGCTACACCCGGCGCGATTTTTTACGCCTGTGCACCATTCTC
Above is a window of Carboxydocella sporoproducens DSM 16521 DNA encoding:
- a CDS encoding CBS domain-containing protein, translating into MEIIISHSNTDFDGLAAMVAAKKLHPEAVLVAAGKMCRNVEEFMALYKDTFQIRKAKEIPLNKVKKVIVVDTKTASRLGPVAKIIGKPGLEVIIYDHHPRNEEDVKGQVEVVDQVGATTTLLVEEIQRAGLPLHPLEATLLAIGIYEDTGSLTFTTTTARDAAAVAYLLRQGANLKLLAEFIERPLTESQKQLLNRLIINAQHHLVNGVKVLLSRSSGEEFISGLALLVHKLGEIEAVDVIIAAVEMEDRVQIVARSRCEGVDVADLLEPFGGAGHAKAASASVKDMTLDEVLKQLEQIMKERIRPLLTARDLMSAPVKTVFPHTSIDEAGKIMLRYGHSGLPVVNENLDLVGIISRRDIDKAQLHNLGHAPVKGYMSRKVITIEPHVPLPEIQRLLIEHNIGRLPVVEQGRLVGIVSRTDVLRTLHGDLLPHRIQAVYLPEEDASGERKTIKQLLQERLPAEITDLLAKISYVAAKNHRQVYVVGGFVRDLLLGVENFDIDLVVEGDGIAFGQELAEFFCGRVRTHEKFGTAIVILPNDFKIDVATARTEYYEYPAALPRVEKSTLREDLYRRDFTINAMAIDLSRDNFGQLVDYFGGRRDLEEGVIRVLYNLSFVEDPTRILRAIRFEQRYNFLMETTTLRLAQQAIKDQWLTKLSYDRIREELKHIFSEDNPSKAIFRMQELGLWDLIIPELNLDQQCCLVLEALPREILWLKEQAVGKEAFQPWLAYMMGLLYRLPVAQQEEVVERMRLAAVERDTILAAMKAWPQVQLLLREWPQITLGRLAAHLDELGWEAGAFFLAATQKPGPHGMLQAYYARRRELKLHISGNDLIQLGIPRGPVYRTILAEIRRSKLDGKAVTREDEIQLAREIARREGFNV
- a CDS encoding glycogen/starch/alpha-glucan phosphorylase; this translates as MLADKESFKQAFLEKLAALFGKTLEEATEQEKYQVLGHLVREAIYQRWVESKRRHAQQQTKQVYYFSLEFMLGRLLSNNLINLGWQENWQAALQELGVDYSLLEEVEPDAGLGNGGLGRLAACFLDSLASLGLAGHGCGIRYKYGLFEQKLVNGYQVELPENWLKEGNVWETRRADKAVKVRFGGQVRVEEKQGRLNFIHENYEEIIAVPYDIPIIGYRNDCVNTLRLWSAEVARTEFDFACFSRGEYLKAVEYKYAVEAISQVLYPDDNTYKGRELRLKQQYFFVSAGIQSILRYFKKCYANQWHLLPEKIAIQVNDTHPVLVIPELMRILMDEEGLGWDEAWDITTRTVSYTNHTILAEALEKWPIELFKQLLPRIYMIVEEINERFCRALWGRYPGDWERIHRMAVVADGYVKMAHLALAGSYRVNGVARIHTEILKTREMREFYEYFPEKFTNKTNGITHRRWLLKANPQLAELLTEVIGDSWIREPEELKRLLPLVDNRDLQERAASIKRQNKERMARFIYQHCGLKVDPASLFDVQVKRIHAYKRQLLNILHVLDLYLRLLDEPNLDLVPRTFIFGGKAAPSYYMAKSIIKLINTVAEKINNDRRFNDRLQVCFLENYRVSLAELVMPAAEVSEQISTAGKEASGTGNMKFMMNGAITIGTRDGANIEIGEAVGEDNIVFFGLTADRVMHYYEHGGYSSWYLYNSLPRLKRVVDSLINGFLPAAREEFSNIYSSLTHSDEFFVLKDFLPYAEAQAKIDNLYRDFQRWQRMSLTNIACSGRFSSDRTIREYAGEIWGLL
- a CDS encoding amidohydrolase family protein, with the translated sequence MVSHFLLLSGFLSCGMNQPVETPVVLEIKKGKLQRLIPWQAYPADLPAPDTTYADCYALTPLADAHVHLALDGVDFAAARARWNDETGMHHMWQTNLESMARAGVLAARDGGDRQGWAHRLAAQMDSLFYIHTTHPAYCREGGYGTAFAHPLGRNAMPPWGELTTQIRANGSRHLKLMLSGIISFTEYGQVGPCQFTEKELSALVAQANGAGLPLMVHASGAEASALAASCGVHSLEHGYFLTESTLTQLAQKGIYWVPTLAPVAAQAPAYPVAARSLDRQMQMVELARQLGVPVVAGSDAGATGVRHGFGLLKELELLGQCGYSPLELLTKVLRHTWQSLNPDLDPVWPLPALNLYRQPPWQKLSALSADLITILWLGDDEIARTTLAKSHLKFSPASSD
- a CDS encoding OsmC family protein, with the translated sequence MIITLQAKSHWVEQMKSEITIREFSPVTMDEPGDLGGQDSAPTPMEYVLASLLGCTTVMAVMIAKEMAIEVNGLMMRAEGELNTDGIMGKGDVPPYFTRVKQEISIDSTANQEQLERLAQQIKKRCPVYNMLKAAGTVVEVNWQPGPAVP
- a CDS encoding SIR2 family NAD-dependent protein deacylase, producing MKIIAFTGAGISKASGIPTFEEMPGIRDYLTRNYFQEEPQEFYQKLWQMYERISQAEPNPAHLALARYQIPVITMNIDGLHRKAGTKELVEIHGNLDYVFCPVCQRQYPFTVVKDNHFCSDCREVLQPNVVLYGDWLAQLPQALDLVADAELLLVIGTSFYTSTARYVTERARLAGARVEVINAEAEKVLPELLDRLFNAERHA
- the queC gene encoding 7-cyano-7-deazaguanine synthase QueC, whose protein sequence is MKKAVVLLSGGIDSTVCLALAHRDGYELYPISFDYNQRHKRELDSARQIAEYYHCPRHLIITTNMDAIGGSALTGTMEVPEGDIERKDIPPTYVPARNLIFLSYAVGYAEVVGAERIYIGVNALDYAGYPDCRPEFIQRFQATVDYATKATTRDAQRIEIVTPLINLDKAGIIKLGMELKAPLHLTTTCYRGGEKACGRCDACLLRLQGFSRAGFQDPINYVHL
- a CDS encoding ferredoxin, whose product is MRARVNKDLCIGCGACAAICPQVFELGEDGLSLVIADPVPAEAEASARDAADGCPVGAIEIEE